One Candidatus Woesearchaeota archaeon genomic region harbors:
- a CDS encoding NrdH-redoxin — protein sequence MPDSSKGASKSAGTKKVDIYSTPTCHWCMLAKDFFRKNNVDFTDHNVAMDAKARDEMIQKTGQLGVPVIQIGSNIIIGFDREQISTLLGIKSAFSTSRLL from the coding sequence ATGCCAGATTCAAGCAAGGGAGCTTCAAAATCAGCCGGGACAAAAAAGGTGGACATATATTCCACGCCGACATGCCATTGGTGCATGCTGGCAAAGGATTTTTTCAGGAAGAATAATGTGGACTTTACAGACCATAACGTGGCCATGGATGCAAAAGCAAGGGACGAGATGATACAGAAAACAGGCCAGCTTGGCGTGCCGGTAATCCAGATTGGCAGCAATATCATCATAGGATTTGACAGGGAGCAGATTTCCACACTTTTGGGGATAAAATCTGCATTTTCCACCAGTCGTTTGCTTTAG